In Syngnathoides biaculeatus isolate LvHL_M chromosome 8, ASM1980259v1, whole genome shotgun sequence, the genomic stretch TCACAAGGCATGACGTTAAATTACAAAGTCCATATCCTACTGAGATTtgaattgtaaaaagaaaaactacagtAAAATAGATTTGTCATTTCATCAAATTTGCACTTGAAGTAGTTATATGTTGGTTATATCCAATTTTGCCGGTCATACTATGGAATAATTTTTGTGTTGAGGGAATAATCCTGAAGATAAACTTTGTCTTCACATGCTCAATCATAATGTCAATatttgcagatttaaaaaaaaccccaacattttCCCATCTCGTTCAGGCCTACTCTTGATTGACGACTAGGTAGTTTTAATTTGGCCCACAACATCAAATTTTATTGGCTTCCCAGTGACAAGGACTGAGTAAATGTGGCCAAGGGTTTCGCCACATAAACGCACGTGCTTTTGTGGTGAACTAAACACATGAGTGTACGTGATTTTTATCCTGTGATTCATCACATTGGCCAAGAGGTTTCATGACCCACTGCATGCCAAGTTTTTGATATGATTTGATTGCTGAGAGGAAGGCAGAAATAAGTAAATCACAATTATCAATTGAAAAGGAAACATTCCTTAATGAAAATGTTCAGCATGTGAGCAAACCTAATGTATAATATAAGGAGTGAGGTAATTTAAGTTTTACacgttttcattttaatttaaattgtctttttatgCTACTATATTTTtcgccccatttttttttttgtaacattggtCCTATTATTTTGCTTATTTTtcaatgaagtttttttttttatgacaaaataaacaaCTCATACCAATATAGGTAAAAAAGGTGTTTAAGGCTTAATTTCGTTAGGTAGCTAAATTCATAAAAGGAAATTATTGAGATGCACTAGACACTAAGTGGGATATTTTTTTGATTagagaaaatttttttttgcccccacctCACCTATTGAACAGTGATGGATTGTGCAAGTGATGGGTGTATGGTTAATTTTGTCGACTTATATACGTCTTgagtttgtgggaaaaaaattccaattacGCAGGATTCTGTGTTGAgttgtttttctatttatttatttacaattcaCTGCAGACTGGATCAAATGCAAATGTTAGTTTGCCCAACCCGACTCTAAAGCTTGTCCAATTATGCACTTCTAGAATTTTTATCATCTGGGCCATCAGTAGCTGGTTCCGTCGAGGGCCATCGACTCCAGACCCTAACACGCCGCCAGGGGCACCCAGAGTGCCCAGCAGGAACCTCTTCACTAAGGACACGCTgatggtattattattattattattattattactactaagTTGTCTTTGGAAAAACTAGACTAAATGGAATTTGAAACAATTTAAGAACCCCTTCTCAATTGTACACTCTACTTTCGAACGTCTATAGTAATGAAAATTCTGGTTACGAAATGCCTCCTCGGGAATATATTGTCTGTAGTTATGAAGGGAAATTTAGGATgcgaaaggcaaaaataggcgctggattcgcagcccccaaattccactgatcATGATCATCCTGTATCTTCGTTTGTGTGGcccaatagagctgctctcttaTTGGCTATCACTGtaacatcttcctggcatcccattggttAGGAGGTACGTCATTCTTTTCCCATGATCCTTTTCGTTTCCCTTCGAAGTCGAGTGTCACCGAATCACATGCTAGCACTTTCACATGCTTTATCACATGCTAGAtcacattggtaaagtacaactttttcaggagttttttttgtttgttattcatATTTCTTCACCATGAGCCCCAAGAAACTTCAGTTGAATTAAGATGTGTGCAAGCGTACATTTGTACGTATTttttctcagctgtcaaacgtttgccggGTCCTCTTTCCCCGCAATGCTTTTTCATTCTCACTAACCTTTGCATAGTCgcccaatgccaaaggtaaatgagcataatttttctttttctttacatcatctactttgtttttttttttttgggggggggggtgagcagTGGAGCTGATTAGGCTATTCacatgtaaaaagtgcttctacATATGAAAAATACACAGGAAACGACTCccggaatgaattaatttcttAAGTAGCGGCAACACTATATTTGCTCAGGAAACGTCAATACAGTCCCCATCTATGtcttaacatttattttctcaCCATGCCTTCAGGATATGTACGTGTACATCTCCCAGGAGGAGGTTTTCACTGACTTCAACAACACAGATTCTCTCTTCTGGTTCCACCCAGACCTAGTCTACGGAGACTGGTCCACAGGGGAAAATGGGGACGGCTGCTATGAGCACTATCAGGAGATGGCTATCCCTGAGGTGAGACTATTAGAGGTGGAAGGGGGAGGAGGTGGaagaattgtttatttttttaaattctctatTCGGGGGGATATGAGCAGAGCTGTTATGAAAGTgatgaaaaaagtaattgacaCCCCTAtaaaagatgccacaagatggtggcaaagcacttaAAGCCTTAACTGGTAatccattcagatttttttgtggtctGTCTCATATTTGGATTTGGATAATAATTTAAGTAATTAGAGGAAAGGAGAGTAGGGATTTGGACCCATGTCTGCTTCTGGCGTGATCCGGTAAACTTTATAAGAATATAATTCAATTTTGTCTTGTGTAGGgcattttgtttctgtttttatatttatatattttaggaAATGTGACCCGTATGAATCTTATTTTAGAAGGCTCTCCACATGGATGAAATAATAGTTCTATATTATAACGGTTTTACTATTTCACTCAAACACAGAAAAGGACACAATGGGAAGTAGAAATTTCgagaaaatgtcattaaatgtaCAGGAGAAGTTGGGTAAACAATGGAGAGGAACTTTTCTCCAGATAAGCATTTGTAAAGAAGACGGAATTTGTGGCATCAGTGTGGGATGAGGTGATGTGCAGTGAACAATGGTGGAGCTGGGAAAATGCTTAACCGTGATTTTATATCATGTATGCAAATTTTGTATAAGACCTGTATAGAGTGATTCTTTAACATGGgcttagtataaaagtgtcaatttcatgaTGGCTGTGTTTTAGTCACGAACAGAAAATCCTAAATTTGAAAAAGACACTTGAGATATAGCTCAATAATTCAGCAGTATATTTTCACATCTTTGCATAGGTTTTCAGCACttcaaacatttacaaacaaaacacagataTCGCCGTAGAGTCCCTTTAATGAAGAACCCAGTTTTGTTGCGGAGAGTCCCGTAAAGAGTGTGTTCTCCAAAACAACGCAGACGATTTCCAGACAGACTGAAGGAACTGGATCAGCTCCTCAAAGCTTGAGGCATTTGGTGTTTCTCAATGCCAATCTTAACTGTGGACAAGTTATCTGGATAgattaattttttacatttaactaAACCTTGTGTTTtggagtgggttttttttcaattttgatttgtttagtaatgaaataattaaaaatgcaaaatatttttaaaattttgaaatacctttgttttttttttttatacactttttTGCACTATAGTACTTGGAGACCCCAGGCTCTGTTCTCAAAATTGCTTACCGGTGATGGAGCATTGCgatttacagtactgttatttgTGTTTCTGTATTAATTTACCAAATATACctgtatattttgtttaaaaataaaattttcaatgGAAAGAATTTGTTTAAATTTCCAAATACTACATTTTAGAGCAGTACTTTCTATACCGTGATACCATGATATTTTACCATCAAAATCTGGTACCATCTTGTGCTTACGCCGTGTCTGTTGGTTTCTAGGCAGTGCAGCAGAATGGCTCCCTCTACATACATGTATACTTCACAAAAAGTGGACTGCACCCAGACCCCAAGCGCAAAGGGCAGTATCGCAGACTCGCAACTGTTCATGCGTCACGAAGTAAGTGCATGATGTGATCAGTTTTGAAATATCTACTTGACTGTAAGTTGTGTTGATGATTTAAACTTGACCATTTTGGCTTTTCAGTGCTGAACAAATTCAAACGTAGAAAGTTTATGAAGACGAAGAATCTGCTGACAGGAGAGACGGAAGCAGATCCAGAGATGATTAAGGtggttattatttttacttttattgcagttAGTACTAGTTATGGGTAAAAACATTGATTCATCAATGCAATGCACTTCTCCCtcccaaaaatacaaacatggaTTCAGTAAACCTGAATATATTCACCTCCAGGCCAGTGGTCAAGTGCTTTGCCTCTGATAGGCCTTGTATGGACCTGGGTTAAAATAGTTTGGGATTTTCCATTATAGTTAGTGTTTTATGTTggtttgacttttctttttcaaatttttagcctgttttagtttttacaacaggtttattttttacaagttatttttttcaaaaatcctttatatttgtttttgtttttatattcaaGGTAATTGTCAAGTGAAATCCTTAAACCAGAAAAGAATCTccatattttataattgaaataaaaaaaacagatttacaACCatgcacaaataaaatacatgtactATGTAACAGTCTACATAATTTGAAGTGCAATAAGTGTCGAGCATAGTATTGCTTCTAAGGTTCGGTTAGATTCATCACGATGTACAGTAAAATAATTCATGACGCAAGCTTTAGTAGGCCTTTTAAGAAATGGCTTAtgttccctaaaaaaaaaaatgttgcatgttttccttgttGCTAAAtggcaaacatttcaaatggacTTTCAGATATGTGACTGTTAGATTGACAGAGATAGAAAGTCAGCTTTCTTTGACCTCCTAAATGAAAGTGCATCCAGTCTATAGTTTGTCGATGTGGCAAAGGTTTTCAAGTTACCCTGCGTTTGCTAAAGGAGAGCTGTGAAAATGTCCTGTTGTTGAAGTAATTCAATCACCTGCTGTGTCAGTGTGACAAATTCTCCCTGGCTTTTGTGGTTGAAGACAGCATCAGCAAACGtgctatttttctgatttttatttgtacaatatttttgtatttaattattttagcCATTGCTCTTGCTCTTTTTTATGTTCCAGCATCCCATATCCATGCCAGTCAGAGTAATTAGTTAGCTTGATGGACAGTAAGTGCCAGCAACATAAGCCCTTGCCAGAGTGAATCCAAATGATATTTAATAAATTAACACCTTTCTTTGACTGGATGAAAAAGCCTTTCCAGAAGTGTATTGATTCTTGACATCCATGCAATTTAATTTCCTCCCAGCGGGCTGAGAGCCACGGTCCAGTGGAGATAATCTCTCACTGGCACCCCAACCTCACCATCAACATGGTGGACGACCACACAGCTTGGGTGAAAGGCTCCGTCCCACCTCCGCTAGACCAACGTAAGTTTTTCAATTACAACATTCATGTATGTAAAATATTGAAGATATGTTCAGAGACACTTTTTACATTCTTCTGTTTTGTACCAGATGTGAAGTTTGATGCGGTGAGCGGTGACTATTACCCAATAGTCTACTTCAATGACTACTGGAATCTTCAGAAGGACTACTATCCCATCAATGACACCCTGACAGCACTACCTCTGCGCCTTAACTACTGCCCACTGTCATTGTGGCGGTGGCAGCTCTACGCTGCCCAGAATGCTCGTTCGATGTGGAACTTCCTGCCTGAGGACACCTACGAGCAGTCTGACGAGGATCAGGATTCTGTCAAAGTAGGGTGGATCAAATACTCTATATGATGGTGTGAACAGTGGCACTTAGTTCATAGTTCTGAATTAAGAAATCATTTAATATAATATGTATTTAATATGTTTAAAGTTTAAATTGTAAAGTTTtaatataatgtatttaaaGAAATACAATGCCACCAGAAAGTATTTACAcccttcactttttccacattttgctatGTTAGACTTGTTCTAAAGCTGATATCAGTGTacttttctacaaaaaaaaatctacataacATATCAAAGTAAAAACTTATTTTCAGacaatttcacaaatgaattgaaaatataaaCTTTTAAAGATGCAAGGTACATAAACATTGACACAATAGGCCTAACATTTTATTGAAGTATCATTGGCAACAATCACACCTTCAGGTCTTCTTTGGTATCTCTACATGGCTGGCACACCTTTTTGGGGCATTTTGGCCAATTCACATCGATCATATCTATCCGTTTGTATGTGCATGTTttaacttcctgttttaagATTGTAGTCTTATTTTAAAGGGTACACGCCAAAACTCAACATTTTGGCACAAAAaggccccaaaaaaataaacaaaacaacaaaaacccatGGAAATGAATCTGCAAGAATTACCTGACGTGGGATGACATGGCTGTCTTCTTTCCTCAAGGGTTttcaatgattttcttttttaaacatctaATCTCACAATATAGGCAAAAATTACATTAACAAATACATAGTATTTCAGTGAGGAAATGTCATCGCTTCCTGCTCATTACATGTCAGGCTGTAATAGGCTAAAAGATGTGGCTGGGCCAAAATCTGGCTGAAAATCAAATGTTCAATCAGAAAACTATCCTAAAGTTATGACTATGTATTTTGGGGGGATATTTTATCTACAGACATCTTATGTAACTCCAGAACTATGAAATAAGTGCAAATATTCCCTCATTTTGTGGTTCCAAATTTAATTAATGATATGAAGCAACTGAAACGTCTCGTGTTTTAAGTATTAAAATGATCTTTAAAGGTGGCCCTACTGGAAACCAACCCCTACCTCCTGGGACTCACCATTGTGGTCTCCATTGTGCACAGCATCTTTGAGTTTCTGGCCTTTAAGAATGGTAAAGTCAAGACAACAACACTCATTGTGTGCGTGTTCGTGTGTGCCCATGAGCGTGCGGGCTTAAGACACTTCCTTGTTGTACCTCAGTTTTCATCCGCTCTACCCTTCTCTAGACATCCAGTTCTGGAATAGCCGACAGTCTTTGGAAGGCCTTTCTGTGCGCTCCATCATCTTCGGTGTGTTTCAGTCTCTGGTAGTGCTGCTGTACATTCTTGACAACGAGACCAACTTTGTGGTACAGGTCAGCGTCTTCATCGGCCTTCTTATCGACCTCTGGAAAATCACCAAGGTCATGGATGTCAAAGTAAGTCAAAACCATGCACAGTATGTTTTATGATCGCTGCAGGTCtcgtcagaattttttttctttccatagtTGGACAGGGAGAACAAAATTGCAGGATTCATCCCAAGAATTTTGTTCAAAGACAAGTCGACATATGTGGCATCTTCTACCAAAATTTATGATGATGTAAGTTTTAACCATTGCTGAACTACTGAAATCATAATTGATTGTGTGTACTTATTTGTGACCTGGTCTCTCTGCCTCTTTACACAGATGGCCTTCAAATACTTGTCATGGCTACTGTACCCTCTGTTTGGCTGCTATGCCATCTACAGTTTATTGTATGTTGAACACAAAGGCTGGTACTCATGGGTACTCAGCATGCTCTATGGCTTCTTGCTAACCTTTGGTGAGTAAGTTACATATTTTGGTGCCAGATAGTAACTCTGCTTTTTAGTCCCACCCCACACAGATATACACCGCCGAACGAGACTAAATTGGACAGTCACAAACAAATCCGCTATCTGCGCAACATACTTCAGCATTTGACCAGCGAAGTGGGGCCGTGACAGAGCATCtgtagggactttaaatgtCTACAATGGTTTTAACATAATATGTCACCAAAGCACGTTTCCTGGGCTTTGTCATATAATGGATTAATTCGCAGACTTGCAACTGCACACCAGGTGATTCTTCACCCTTTTACATAGACAGTTGTTTGAAAGTGTCAGGAACAAGTAAGTGTTCCTGCTttctttataattttttttgtatgttagtCAAGCATAAAAGTTTCCCATCATCAAATATGAGTCAGACAacataagaaaacaaaatacagtttttagtttttattaagGGGGTAAAAAATCCAAGCCTACGTAgctgtgtgtaaaaatgtgattacccccgttaaaaaaaaataaactggtttGTTATACCCAAGTTCAATTTCTCTAGCCACACCAAGGCCTAATACTGCCACACcagttctcaatcaagaaatcatttCAATAGGATCTACCTGACAAAGTGAAGTAAACCAAATGATCCTCAAAAGGTAGACACTGTGCAGAGATGtaaagaaattctggaacaaATGAGAGGGAGTAATTGAGATCTATCAGTTAGAAAAAGGTTAGCCATACCTAAAGCTTTGGGACTCGACAGAACCACAATGAGAGGCATGATCCACAAATGGTAAAAGAACATAGAACAGTggtaaaccttcccaggagtgtcCAAAATTACCCCAACTGCGCAGTGACAACTCGTccaagaggtcacaaaagacACCACAGCAACATCCAAACAACTCCAGGCTTCACCTCCCTCAATTAAGGTGTGTTCCTGACTCCACCATATGG encodes the following:
- the clptm1 gene encoding putative lipid scramblase CLPTM1, encoding MATQESQATKAAVSNGELSSNGSPATTADSQTVHTTENAQDPQQQQQQQQQQQQAPNAWQVIKGVLFRIFIIWAISSWFRRGPSTPDPNTPPGAPRVPSRNLFTKDTLMDMYVYISQEEVFTDFNNTDSLFWFHPDLVYGDWSTGENGDGCYEHYQEMAIPEAVQQNGSLYIHVYFTKSGLHPDPKRKGQYRRLATVHASRMLNKFKRRKFMKTKNLLTGETEADPEMIKRAESHGPVEIISHWHPNLTINMVDDHTAWVKGSVPPPLDQHVKFDAVSGDYYPIVYFNDYWNLQKDYYPINDTLTALPLRLNYCPLSLWRWQLYAAQNARSMWNFLPEDTYEQSDEDQDSVKVALLETNPYLLGLTIVVSIVHSIFEFLAFKNDIQFWNSRQSLEGLSVRSIIFGVFQSLVVLLYILDNETNFVVQVSVFIGLLIDLWKITKVMDVKLDRENKIAGFIPRILFKDKSTYVASSTKIYDDMAFKYLSWLLYPLFGCYAIYSLLYVEHKGWYSWVLSMLYGFLLTFGFITMTPQLFINYKMKSVAHLPWRMLTYKALNTFIDDLFAFVIKMPMMYRIGCLRDDVVFFIYLYQRWIYRVDPNRVNEYGTSGVDHQQDNATAADAPAAAITAKPDREKKNN